The proteins below are encoded in one region of Odocoileus virginianus isolate 20LAN1187 ecotype Illinois chromosome 18, Ovbor_1.2, whole genome shotgun sequence:
- the FAM221B gene encoding protein FAM221B isoform X3, with amino-acid sequence MEADKITEEPHTALDAEESLSSKDPSPEDTQEPPIPESPLEPTLSEALLESLASESPVLPSTSQTPIDIHTSETPVEPSTSTAPLEHSASEVPLETLTPETQLETHTPKVLDQPLAFQTSSLSHAPGYPSDNPKEDFSESSSSEGSWVKRPIHTSEFEGSPSQVHLDTFTKVKEEEEEGEREMDATTSNTYAAQPVHQLGKKKGKKGVSCYTIHPVVPAKQADLVDVAKAMHREKFGSQVNYLFQWEKDAALNAIQTDTSRKPSKGLYIGWRCPHYLWDCFRIGDESKCFCGHLLREHQIISDISVPCNVGQCHCLMFCFIPSRPEEVGEFWLKRRATFDPKAWRAQCRCKHSHEDHTATGSHSCRVKGCCCSCFESNFLCAACDRRWEEHETFFETEETRRRGGRPHGTDTVNTWRRPL; translated from the exons ATGGAAGCAGACAAGATCACAGAAGAGCCTCATACCGCCCTGGATGCAGAAGAGAGCCTTTCTTCGAAGGACCCCtctcctgaggacacacaggAGCCCCCCATCCCTGAAAGCCCCTTAGAGCCCACCCTCTCTGAAGCCCTGTTAGAGTCCCTTGCCTCTGAATCTCCTGTGTTGCCCTCCACTTCCCAGACCCCTATAGACATCCACACCTCTGAAACCCCTGTAGAGCCTTCCACCTCCACCGCCCCTTTAGAACACTCTGCCTCTGAGGTCCCTTTGGAGACCCTTACCCCTGAGACCCAGTTGGAAACCCACACCCCCAAGGTCCTAGATCAACCACTTGCTTTTCAGACTTCGTCACTAAGCCATGCCCCTGGGTATCCCTCTGATAATCCAAAGGAAGATTTCTCTGAGTCTTCCTCCAGCGAGGGCTCATGGGTAAAGAGGCCCATCCACACCTCTGAATTCGAAGGCTCTCCATCCCAGGTCCACCTGGACACATTTACAaaagtgaaggaagaggaagaagagggcgAGAGAGAGATGGATGCCACTACCAGTAACACTTATGCAGCTCAGCCTGTACACCAGCTGGGcaagaagaaggggaagaaaggagtCAGCT GTTACACCATCCACCCAGTGGTCCCTGCTAAGCAGGCAGACCTGGTGGACGTGGCTAAGGCGATGCACAGAGAGAAGTTTGGTTCACAAGTGAATTATCTTTTCCAGTGGGAGAAGGATGCAGCCCTGAATGCCATCCAAACAG ACACTTCAAGGAAACCAAGCAAAG GTCTCTATATTGGCTGGCGCTGCCCCCATTATCTATGGGACTGTTTCCGGATTGGGGATGAGTCCAAGTGCTTTTGTGGACACTTGCTGAGAGAGCACCAGATCATCTCAG ACATATCTGTGCCCTGCAACGTGGGCCAGTGCCACTGCCTCATGTTCTGCTTCATCCCGTCACGCCCAGAGGAGGTGGGTGAGTTCTGGCTCAAGAGACGGGCCACTTTTGACCCCAAGGCTTGGAGGGCCCAATGTCGCTGCAAACACAGCCATGAAGACCACACAGCTACTGGGTCCCATTCCTGCAGGGTCAAAG GCTGTTGCTGCAGCTGCTTTGAGTCTAATTTCCTCTGTGCGGCCTGTGACCGGCGCTGGGAGGAACACGAGACGTTCTTTGAGACTGAGGAGACCCGGCGGCGAGGAGGGAGGCCACATG ggacagaCACTGTCAACACCTGGCGCAGGCCTCTGTGA
- the FAM221B gene encoding protein FAM221B isoform X2, with protein MEADKITEEPHTALDAEESLSSKDPSPEDTQEPPIPESPLEPTLSEALLESLASESPVLPSTSQTPIDIHTSETPVEPSTSTAPLEHSASEVPLETLTPETQLETHTPKVLDQPLAFQTSSLSHAPGYPSDNPKEDFSESSSSEGSWVKRPIHTSEFEGSPSQVHLDTFTKVKEEEEEGEREMDATTSNTYAAQPVHQLGKKKGKKGVSCYTIHPVVPAKQADLVDVAKAMHREKFGSQVNYLFQWEKDAALNAIQTGLYIGWRCPHYLWDCFRIGDESKCFCGHLLREHQIISDISVPCNVGQCHCLMFCFIPSRPEEVGEFWLKRRATFDPKAWRAQCRCKHSHEDHTATGSHSCRVKGCCCSCFESNFLCAACDRRWEEHETFFETEETRRRGGRPHGADYVPFAEMPTLREAVINNSDFEALQKQGLSGHPSSHPSPPGLPSPRDVQPSPPSKPRS; from the exons ATGGAAGCAGACAAGATCACAGAAGAGCCTCATACCGCCCTGGATGCAGAAGAGAGCCTTTCTTCGAAGGACCCCtctcctgaggacacacaggAGCCCCCCATCCCTGAAAGCCCCTTAGAGCCCACCCTCTCTGAAGCCCTGTTAGAGTCCCTTGCCTCTGAATCTCCTGTGTTGCCCTCCACTTCCCAGACCCCTATAGACATCCACACCTCTGAAACCCCTGTAGAGCCTTCCACCTCCACCGCCCCTTTAGAACACTCTGCCTCTGAGGTCCCTTTGGAGACCCTTACCCCTGAGACCCAGTTGGAAACCCACACCCCCAAGGTCCTAGATCAACCACTTGCTTTTCAGACTTCGTCACTAAGCCATGCCCCTGGGTATCCCTCTGATAATCCAAAGGAAGATTTCTCTGAGTCTTCCTCCAGCGAGGGCTCATGGGTAAAGAGGCCCATCCACACCTCTGAATTCGAAGGCTCTCCATCCCAGGTCCACCTGGACACATTTACAaaagtgaaggaagaggaagaagagggcgAGAGAGAGATGGATGCCACTACCAGTAACACTTATGCAGCTCAGCCTGTACACCAGCTGGGcaagaagaaggggaagaaaggagtCAGCT GTTACACCATCCACCCAGTGGTCCCTGCTAAGCAGGCAGACCTGGTGGACGTGGCTAAGGCGATGCACAGAGAGAAGTTTGGTTCACAAGTGAATTATCTTTTCCAGTGGGAGAAGGATGCAGCCCTGAATGCCATCCAAACAG GTCTCTATATTGGCTGGCGCTGCCCCCATTATCTATGGGACTGTTTCCGGATTGGGGATGAGTCCAAGTGCTTTTGTGGACACTTGCTGAGAGAGCACCAGATCATCTCAG ACATATCTGTGCCCTGCAACGTGGGCCAGTGCCACTGCCTCATGTTCTGCTTCATCCCGTCACGCCCAGAGGAGGTGGGTGAGTTCTGGCTCAAGAGACGGGCCACTTTTGACCCCAAGGCTTGGAGGGCCCAATGTCGCTGCAAACACAGCCATGAAGACCACACAGCTACTGGGTCCCATTCCTGCAGGGTCAAAG GCTGTTGCTGCAGCTGCTTTGAGTCTAATTTCCTCTGTGCGGCCTGTGACCGGCGCTGGGAGGAACACGAGACGTTCTTTGAGACTGAGGAGACCCGGCGGCGAGGAGGGAGGCCACATG GAGCAGACTATGTGCCTTTTGCAGAGATGCCTACCCTCCGAGAAGCTGTCATCAACAACTCTGACTTCGAGGCCCTCCAGAAGCAGGGGCTTTCTGGCCATCCCAGCTCTCACCCTAGTCCCCCAGGGCTCCCTAGCCCACGCGACGTCCAGCCTAGCCCTCCATCTAAGCCCCGTAGCTGA
- the FAM221B gene encoding protein FAM221B isoform X1, which produces MEADKITEEPHTALDAEESLSSKDPSPEDTQEPPIPESPLEPTLSEALLESLASESPVLPSTSQTPIDIHTSETPVEPSTSTAPLEHSASEVPLETLTPETQLETHTPKVLDQPLAFQTSSLSHAPGYPSDNPKEDFSESSSSEGSWVKRPIHTSEFEGSPSQVHLDTFTKVKEEEEEGEREMDATTSNTYAAQPVHQLGKKKGKKGVSCYTIHPVVPAKQADLVDVAKAMHREKFGSQVNYLFQWEKDAALNAIQTDTSRKPSKGLYIGWRCPHYLWDCFRIGDESKCFCGHLLREHQIISDISVPCNVGQCHCLMFCFIPSRPEEVGEFWLKRRATFDPKAWRAQCRCKHSHEDHTATGSHSCRVKGCCCSCFESNFLCAACDRRWEEHETFFETEETRRRGGRPHGADYVPFAEMPTLREAVINNSDFEALQKQGLSGHPSSHPSPPGLPSPRDVQPSPPSKPRS; this is translated from the exons ATGGAAGCAGACAAGATCACAGAAGAGCCTCATACCGCCCTGGATGCAGAAGAGAGCCTTTCTTCGAAGGACCCCtctcctgaggacacacaggAGCCCCCCATCCCTGAAAGCCCCTTAGAGCCCACCCTCTCTGAAGCCCTGTTAGAGTCCCTTGCCTCTGAATCTCCTGTGTTGCCCTCCACTTCCCAGACCCCTATAGACATCCACACCTCTGAAACCCCTGTAGAGCCTTCCACCTCCACCGCCCCTTTAGAACACTCTGCCTCTGAGGTCCCTTTGGAGACCCTTACCCCTGAGACCCAGTTGGAAACCCACACCCCCAAGGTCCTAGATCAACCACTTGCTTTTCAGACTTCGTCACTAAGCCATGCCCCTGGGTATCCCTCTGATAATCCAAAGGAAGATTTCTCTGAGTCTTCCTCCAGCGAGGGCTCATGGGTAAAGAGGCCCATCCACACCTCTGAATTCGAAGGCTCTCCATCCCAGGTCCACCTGGACACATTTACAaaagtgaaggaagaggaagaagagggcgAGAGAGAGATGGATGCCACTACCAGTAACACTTATGCAGCTCAGCCTGTACACCAGCTGGGcaagaagaaggggaagaaaggagtCAGCT GTTACACCATCCACCCAGTGGTCCCTGCTAAGCAGGCAGACCTGGTGGACGTGGCTAAGGCGATGCACAGAGAGAAGTTTGGTTCACAAGTGAATTATCTTTTCCAGTGGGAGAAGGATGCAGCCCTGAATGCCATCCAAACAG ACACTTCAAGGAAACCAAGCAAAG GTCTCTATATTGGCTGGCGCTGCCCCCATTATCTATGGGACTGTTTCCGGATTGGGGATGAGTCCAAGTGCTTTTGTGGACACTTGCTGAGAGAGCACCAGATCATCTCAG ACATATCTGTGCCCTGCAACGTGGGCCAGTGCCACTGCCTCATGTTCTGCTTCATCCCGTCACGCCCAGAGGAGGTGGGTGAGTTCTGGCTCAAGAGACGGGCCACTTTTGACCCCAAGGCTTGGAGGGCCCAATGTCGCTGCAAACACAGCCATGAAGACCACACAGCTACTGGGTCCCATTCCTGCAGGGTCAAAG GCTGTTGCTGCAGCTGCTTTGAGTCTAATTTCCTCTGTGCGGCCTGTGACCGGCGCTGGGAGGAACACGAGACGTTCTTTGAGACTGAGGAGACCCGGCGGCGAGGAGGGAGGCCACATG GAGCAGACTATGTGCCTTTTGCAGAGATGCCTACCCTCCGAGAAGCTGTCATCAACAACTCTGACTTCGAGGCCCTCCAGAAGCAGGGGCTTTCTGGCCATCCCAGCTCTCACCCTAGTCCCCCAGGGCTCCCTAGCCCACGCGACGTCCAGCCTAGCCCTCCATCTAAGCCCCGTAGCTGA
- the FAM221B gene encoding protein FAM221B isoform X4 — translation MEADKITEEPHTALDAEESLSSKDPSPEDTQEPPIPESPLEPTLSEALLESLASESPVLPSTSQTPIDIHTSETPVEPSTSTAPLEHSASEVPLETLTPETQLETHTPKVLDQPLAFQTSSLSHAPGYPSDNPKEDFSESSSSEGSWVKRPIHTSEFEGSPSQVHLDTFTKVKEEEEEGEREMDATTSNTYAAQPVHQLGKKKGKKGVSCYTIHPVVPAKQADLVDVAKAMHREKFGSQVNYLFQWEKDAALNAIQTGLYIGWRCPHYLWDCFRIGDESKCFCGHLLREHQIISDISVPCNVGQCHCLMFCFIPSRPEEVGEFWLKRRATFDPKAWRAQCRCKHSHEDHTATGSHSCRVKGCCCSCFESNFLCAACDRRWEEHETFFETEETRRRGGRPHGTDTVNTWRRPL, via the exons ATGGAAGCAGACAAGATCACAGAAGAGCCTCATACCGCCCTGGATGCAGAAGAGAGCCTTTCTTCGAAGGACCCCtctcctgaggacacacaggAGCCCCCCATCCCTGAAAGCCCCTTAGAGCCCACCCTCTCTGAAGCCCTGTTAGAGTCCCTTGCCTCTGAATCTCCTGTGTTGCCCTCCACTTCCCAGACCCCTATAGACATCCACACCTCTGAAACCCCTGTAGAGCCTTCCACCTCCACCGCCCCTTTAGAACACTCTGCCTCTGAGGTCCCTTTGGAGACCCTTACCCCTGAGACCCAGTTGGAAACCCACACCCCCAAGGTCCTAGATCAACCACTTGCTTTTCAGACTTCGTCACTAAGCCATGCCCCTGGGTATCCCTCTGATAATCCAAAGGAAGATTTCTCTGAGTCTTCCTCCAGCGAGGGCTCATGGGTAAAGAGGCCCATCCACACCTCTGAATTCGAAGGCTCTCCATCCCAGGTCCACCTGGACACATTTACAaaagtgaaggaagaggaagaagagggcgAGAGAGAGATGGATGCCACTACCAGTAACACTTATGCAGCTCAGCCTGTACACCAGCTGGGcaagaagaaggggaagaaaggagtCAGCT GTTACACCATCCACCCAGTGGTCCCTGCTAAGCAGGCAGACCTGGTGGACGTGGCTAAGGCGATGCACAGAGAGAAGTTTGGTTCACAAGTGAATTATCTTTTCCAGTGGGAGAAGGATGCAGCCCTGAATGCCATCCAAACAG GTCTCTATATTGGCTGGCGCTGCCCCCATTATCTATGGGACTGTTTCCGGATTGGGGATGAGTCCAAGTGCTTTTGTGGACACTTGCTGAGAGAGCACCAGATCATCTCAG ACATATCTGTGCCCTGCAACGTGGGCCAGTGCCACTGCCTCATGTTCTGCTTCATCCCGTCACGCCCAGAGGAGGTGGGTGAGTTCTGGCTCAAGAGACGGGCCACTTTTGACCCCAAGGCTTGGAGGGCCCAATGTCGCTGCAAACACAGCCATGAAGACCACACAGCTACTGGGTCCCATTCCTGCAGGGTCAAAG GCTGTTGCTGCAGCTGCTTTGAGTCTAATTTCCTCTGTGCGGCCTGTGACCGGCGCTGGGAGGAACACGAGACGTTCTTTGAGACTGAGGAGACCCGGCGGCGAGGAGGGAGGCCACATG ggacagaCACTGTCAACACCTGGCGCAGGCCTCTGTGA
- the SPAG8 gene encoding sperm-associated antigen 8 isoform X2, whose product METSESTDRSQSRSLDLQPSSDGLGSSSDPFSWDGRHRSALVAASAAASAAATAASTARAAALSTKSPAPYSHGNLLTEPSSDSQAERYTAPRFTYKKSHGRLGFQPVGVSRIAGNPYTTNDLSSSRGPIPGSSSGPVPGSSSGPVPGSSSSPGPDSSSDPGPSSSSGPGGTPGGGSGQGPGGGSGQGTDLGPAVDSRHSPGHGHGPGFNFSAPVGFRNPRGDLIPNYTGCKHHCHWEPQKQSWKFLKVSEPGARGLWKPPEVEGKSTVLSETLPRGQCLLYNWEEERATNYLDQVPVMQDGSESFFFRHGHRGLLTLQPQSPMCSCTTQKDSYQPPTSHSQPIRGKREAILEMLLRQQICKEVQAEQEPTRKEPEVESVTHHDYKKELVQVGPPAPTKLHDYRTEQPETFWLERAPQLPGVSNIRTLDTPFRKNCSFSTPVPLSLGQPLPFEPESYSHQGEISSLACQGGGKGGGGG is encoded by the exons ATGGAGACCTCTGAGTCTACTGACAGATCACAGTCGCG atctTTAGACTTACAGCCCAGCTCGGACGGACTAGGGTCCAGTTCCGATCCCTTTTCTTGGGATGGCCGTCATAGATCGGCCCTGGTAGCTGCATCCGCCGCGGCTTCAGCAGCTGCTACAGCCGCCTCCACTGCCAGAGCAGCTGCATTATCGACCAAGAGCCCAGCCCCCTACTCTCATGGGAACCTGCTCACGGAGCCCTCCTCTGACAGTCAGGCAGAGCGCTACACTGCGCCCAGATTTACCTACAAGAAAAGCCATGGGAGACTCGGTTTTCAGCCTGTCGGTGTTTCCCGTATTGCTGGGAATCCCTATACTACAAATGACCTAAGCTCTAGCCGTGGCCCTATTCCTGGCTCCAGTTCTGGCCCTGTTCCTGGCTCCAGCTCTGGCCCTGTTCCTGGCTCCAGCTCTAGCCCTGGTCCTGACTCCAGCTCTGACCCTGGACCTAGCTCCAGTTCTGGTCCTGGTGGTACCCCTGGTGGTGGCTCTGGTCAGGGTCCTGGTGGTGGTTCTGGTCAAGGCACTGATCTTGGTCCTGCTGTTGATTCCAGGCATAGCCCAGGCCATGGCCATGGCCCTGGGTTCAACTTCTCTGCTCCTGTAGGCTTCAGAAACCCCAGGGGAGATCTTATCCCTAATTATACCGGCTGCAAACACCACTGTCACTGGGAGCCGCAGAAACAATCCTGGAAATTTTTGAAAGTCTCAGAACCTGGTGCCCGAGGGCTGTGGAAGCCCCCCGAAGTTGAAGGGAAGAGTACGGTTCTCAGTGAAACACTGCCACGGGGCCAGTGCCTTCTCTACAACTGGGAGGAGGAG AGAGCCACCAACTACCTGGATCAAGTCCCAGTCATGCAGGATGGCTCTGAGAGTTTCTTTTTCCGACACGGACACCGAGGACTGCTGACCCTGCAACCACAGTCACCTATGTGCTCCTGTACCACCCAGAAAGACTCATACCAGCCCCCAACAAGCCACTCTCAGCCAATCCGAG GGAAGCGTGAAGCCATACTGGAGATGCTCTTGCGCCAACAAATCTG TAAAGAGGTGCAGGCAGAGCAGGAACCCACAAGGAAGGAGCCTGAGGTCGAGTCTGTGACACACCACGACTACAAAAAGGAGCTGGTGCAGGTGGGGCCTCCTGCCCCTACAAAG CTCCACGACTACCGTACAGAGCAGCCTGAAACCTTCTGGCTAGAGAGGGCACCACAGCTTCCG GGTGTCAGTAACATCAGGACCCTAGACACGCCATTCCGGAAGAACTGCAGTTTCTCAACGCCCGTGCCTCTGTCGCTGGGGCAGCCATTGCCCTTTGAACCTGAGAGTTATTCCCACCAGGGAGAAATATCTTCCCTTGCCTGTCAGGGAGGGGGGAAGGGTGGTGGAGGGGGTTGA
- the SPAG8 gene encoding sperm-associated antigen 8 isoform X1, producing METSESTDRSQSRSLDLQPSSDGLGSSSDPFSWDGRHRSALVAASAAASAAATAASTARAAALSTKSPAPYSHGNLLTEPSSDSQAERYTAPRFTYKKSHGRLGFQPVGVSRIAGNPYTTNDLSSSRGPIPGSSSGPVPGSSSGPVPGSSSSPGPDSSSDPGPSSSSGPGGTPGGGSGQGPGGGSGQGTDLGPAVDSRHSPGHGHGPGFNFSAPVGFRNPRGDLIPNYTGCKHHCHWEPQKQSWKFLKVSEPGARGLWKPPEVEGKSTVLSETLPRGQCLLYNWEEERATNYLDQVPVMQDGSESFFFRHGHRGLLTLQPQSPMCSCTTQKDSYQPPTSHSQPIRGKREAILEMLLRQQICKEVQAEQEPTRKEPEVESVTHHDYKKELVQVGPPAPTKLHDYRTEQPETFWLERAPQLPVCEGDRVLGAGERRGGGCSAPAWCRAGPVLILAPLQGVSNIRTLDTPFRKNCSFSTPVPLSLGQPLPFEPESYSHQGEISSLACQGGGKGGGGG from the exons ATGGAGACCTCTGAGTCTACTGACAGATCACAGTCGCG atctTTAGACTTACAGCCCAGCTCGGACGGACTAGGGTCCAGTTCCGATCCCTTTTCTTGGGATGGCCGTCATAGATCGGCCCTGGTAGCTGCATCCGCCGCGGCTTCAGCAGCTGCTACAGCCGCCTCCACTGCCAGAGCAGCTGCATTATCGACCAAGAGCCCAGCCCCCTACTCTCATGGGAACCTGCTCACGGAGCCCTCCTCTGACAGTCAGGCAGAGCGCTACACTGCGCCCAGATTTACCTACAAGAAAAGCCATGGGAGACTCGGTTTTCAGCCTGTCGGTGTTTCCCGTATTGCTGGGAATCCCTATACTACAAATGACCTAAGCTCTAGCCGTGGCCCTATTCCTGGCTCCAGTTCTGGCCCTGTTCCTGGCTCCAGCTCTGGCCCTGTTCCTGGCTCCAGCTCTAGCCCTGGTCCTGACTCCAGCTCTGACCCTGGACCTAGCTCCAGTTCTGGTCCTGGTGGTACCCCTGGTGGTGGCTCTGGTCAGGGTCCTGGTGGTGGTTCTGGTCAAGGCACTGATCTTGGTCCTGCTGTTGATTCCAGGCATAGCCCAGGCCATGGCCATGGCCCTGGGTTCAACTTCTCTGCTCCTGTAGGCTTCAGAAACCCCAGGGGAGATCTTATCCCTAATTATACCGGCTGCAAACACCACTGTCACTGGGAGCCGCAGAAACAATCCTGGAAATTTTTGAAAGTCTCAGAACCTGGTGCCCGAGGGCTGTGGAAGCCCCCCGAAGTTGAAGGGAAGAGTACGGTTCTCAGTGAAACACTGCCACGGGGCCAGTGCCTTCTCTACAACTGGGAGGAGGAG AGAGCCACCAACTACCTGGATCAAGTCCCAGTCATGCAGGATGGCTCTGAGAGTTTCTTTTTCCGACACGGACACCGAGGACTGCTGACCCTGCAACCACAGTCACCTATGTGCTCCTGTACCACCCAGAAAGACTCATACCAGCCCCCAACAAGCCACTCTCAGCCAATCCGAG GGAAGCGTGAAGCCATACTGGAGATGCTCTTGCGCCAACAAATCTG TAAAGAGGTGCAGGCAGAGCAGGAACCCACAAGGAAGGAGCCTGAGGTCGAGTCTGTGACACACCACGACTACAAAAAGGAGCTGGTGCAGGTGGGGCCTCCTGCCCCTACAAAG CTCCACGACTACCGTACAGAGCAGCCTGAAACCTTCTGGCTAGAGAGGGCACCACAGCTTCCGGTGTGTGAGGGTGACCGGGTGCTGGGTGCTGGTGAGAGGAGGGGAGGTGGCTGTTCTGCCCCGGCGTGGTGCAGAGCGGGCCCAGTCCTCATTCTGGCACCCCTCCAGGGTGTCAGTAACATCAGGACCCTAGACACGCCATTCCGGAAGAACTGCAGTTTCTCAACGCCCGTGCCTCTGTCGCTGGGGCAGCCATTGCCCTTTGAACCTGAGAGTTATTCCCACCAGGGAGAAATATCTTCCCTTGCCTGTCAGGGAGGGGGGAAGGGTGGTGGAGGGGGTTGA
- the HINT2 gene encoding adenosine 5'-monophosphoramidase HINT2, with amino-acid sequence MAAAVVLAAGLCVARRAVAVAGPRGVQVRGAAGVTDGNEVAKAQQAAPGGAAPTIFSRILDRSLPADILYEDQQCLVFRDVAPQAPVHFLVIPKKPIPRISQAEEEDQQLLGHLLLVAKKTAKAEGLGDGYRLVINDGKLGAQSVYHLHIHVLGGRQLQWPPG; translated from the exons ATGGCAGCGGCCGTGGTGCTGGCCGCCGGGCTCTGCGTGGCGCGTCGGGCGGTGGCTGTGGCAGGGCCTCGGGGGGTGCAG GTCCGAGGAGCTGCAGGTGTGACTGATGGGAATGAAGTTGCCAAGGCCCAGCAGGCAGCTCCTGGGGGGGCAGCCCCAACCATCTTCTCCCGGATCCTGGATCGGAGCCTCCCAGCTGACATCCTGTATGAGGACCAGCAG TGTCTCGTATTCCGGGATGTGGCCCCTCAGGCTCCTGTGCACTTTCTGGTCATTCCTAAGAAGCCCATTCCTCGGATTAGCCAGGCTGAAGAGGAAGACCAACAG CTTCTCGGACACCTTCTCCTTGTGGCCAAGAAAACAGCAAAGGCTGAGGGGCTGGGTGATGGATACCGACTTG TGATCAACGATGGCAAGCTGGGTGCACAGTCTGTGTACCACCTACACATTCACGTACTTGGGGGCCGACAGCTCCAGTGGCCTCCAGGTTGA